CTTGAACCACTGGCTGTGTCGAAGATATTACAAAAAATAGTGGAAAAGCAGAAGTCGAATCTTGTTATTATGGGTAAGCAGGCCACAGATGATGACAGTAACAACACTGGACAAATGCTTGCGGGTCTCTTGGGGTGGCCACAAGCCACTAACGCGGCCAAGGTGGAAATCGACGAGGCCAACATGAGAGCCAAAGTCACCAGAGAGGTCGATGGAGGAGAAGAGGTCGTCAGTGCTGCATTGCCACTGGTGGTTACTACTGATCTGCGTCTGAACACACCTCGTTATGTGACCCTACCAAATAAAATGAAAGCTAAGAAGAAGCCCATGGAGAAGACCACTATAGAAGCATTCACAGATATCGACCTAGAACCAAGACTCAAGGTCCTCAGAGCCGAAGAGCCCCCAGCAAGACCTGCCGGTGTAAAAGTGGGCTCTGTAGATGAACTTGTAGCTAAGCTAAAAGAAGTTAAGGCTATTTAAGCACTCTCATGTATAACTGCctatgtatatattaaCGGCATCAGCTATATCACCTTTTCTTGGGAAGCAGTAATTCCATGTCCAAGATCCCAGGAGGTTGCTTGTTCAGATACGTTTCGCGATACCACTGGTCCCATTCTTTTGCTTGTTCCTTCGTTCGATCGATTGAATCAATCAACTGATCACACTCATTCATCCAAGCTGGAAAGTGCTGAGGAGTTTTGAACTGTTCTGGCAAATGCAGCGGATAAAGCTGCAACTTAGGACGCCCCTTAGGCATTTCGCCACTCATCGAATTGATAAGGGGAACCTTTCGAAGTGTCATATCCGTCTCCTATGCGTTATCTTAGTAATCTTGTTTCTAACAGTCCTAAATATAATTTATAAACGAGCTCGATATCTCCCCAAAATTACTACTATAAATCCACCTCACCAAGCCAGAATAAGCAGCTAGCCTCAAATGTTGAACACGTCGCCAATTAACCTTGATAAATGGCTACAGGAGAATAGCGAGCTCCTACAACCTCCTGTTAACAACTACTGTCTACATCGCGGAGGGTTCACCGTGATGATTGTCGGTGGCCCAAACGAACGCACAGACTACCATATAAACCCAACTCCCGAGTGGTTCCACCAGAAGAAAGGTCATATGACATTAAAAGTCGTTGATGAAACTCTAGAAGGTGAAGATCGCTTTAAGGATGTGACTATTAATGAAG
The Eremothecium sinecaudum strain ATCC 58844 chromosome II, complete sequence DNA segment above includes these coding regions:
- the CIR1 gene encoding Cir1p (Syntenic homolog of Ashbya gossypii ACL129W; Syntenic homolog of Saccharomyces cerevisiae YGR207C (CIR1)), with the protein product MSKALRILVPIKRVIDPQIRPRINAAATAVQKTGVQFSVNPFDDIAVEEAVRIREAKKVAVESIHAVSIGPAKSQDSLITALAKGADSATLVDAKDKELEPLAVSKILQKIVEKQKSNLVIMGKQATDDDSNNTGQMLAGLLGWPQATNAAKVEIDEANMRAKVTREVDGGEEVVSAALPLVVTTDLRLNTPRYVTLPNKMKAKKKPMEKTTIEAFTDIDLEPRLKVLRAEEPPARPAGVKVGSVDELVAKLKEVKAI
- the MVB12 gene encoding ubiquitin-binding ESCRT-I subunit protein MVB12 (Syntenic homolog of Ashbya gossypii ACL128C; Syntenic homolog of Saccharomyces cerevisiae YGR206W (MVB12)); its protein translation is MTLRKVPLINSMSGEMPKGRPKLQLYPLHLPEQFKTPQHFPAWMNECDQLIDSIDRTKEQAKEWDQWYRETYLNKQPPGILDMELLLPKKR